A region of Pirellulales bacterium DNA encodes the following proteins:
- a CDS encoding GYF domain-containing protein: MPAGSPLSPERFVRRGREVRGPFTTDQLRELARHRKIRPDDRVRQGRDGAWCDAASVPGLFAAPNALPPGPAALTEPAVRTPPAAAAAPRHASAPAAAQGAPSAPCPNCGNQVQVPAAFLGRTICPFCGSQWGGSPHGATAPTAAVAASPVPTAYALHPVAQEVPRVVFVQSPPAPPQLPYVPNEKSSGIAVLLAFFYPGLGQIYNGPLIAFVLLFVGGTLALWVWGMVDAYSTAEEINRRNRRRYGHRS; encoded by the coding sequence ATGCCGGCCGGTTCGCCTCTTTCACCTGAGAGGTTTGTCCGCCGTGGCCGCGAAGTTCGCGGACCATTCACGACCGACCAGCTTCGCGAATTGGCCCGGCACCGCAAGATCAGGCCGGACGACCGCGTGCGCCAGGGACGCGACGGGGCCTGGTGCGATGCCGCGAGCGTTCCCGGCTTATTTGCGGCACCCAATGCCCTACCGCCCGGGCCCGCCGCCCTGACCGAGCCCGCCGTTCGCACCCCGCCGGCCGCGGCGGCGGCACCTCGGCACGCCTCCGCGCCGGCCGCGGCGCAAGGTGCGCCGTCGGCTCCGTGCCCGAACTGCGGCAACCAGGTGCAGGTGCCCGCGGCGTTCTTGGGACGCACGATCTGCCCGTTCTGCGGCAGCCAATGGGGCGGGTCGCCGCACGGCGCAACGGCACCGACCGCCGCCGTTGCCGCTTCGCCCGTTCCCACTGCGTACGCCTTGCATCCCGTCGCGCAGGAAGTGCCGCGGGTGGTTTTCGTCCAATCGCCGCCGGCGCCGCCGCAACTGCCTTACGTTCCGAACGAGAAATCGTCGGGCATCGCGGTTTTGCTGGCCTTCTTTTATCCCGGCCTGGGTCAAATCTACAACGGACCGTTGATCGCGTTTGTGTTGCTGTTCGTCGGCGGCACGCTGGCCTTGTGGGTCTGGGGCATGGTCGACGCTTACTCGACCGCCGAGGAGATCAATCGCCGCAATCGTCGCCGGTACGGGCACCGCTCGTGA
- a CDS encoding DUF1592 domain-containing protein, with product MHRPVLLCVAVVAIAICLAACGLAAEIESFETLAEQYAGSTRPILVAYCTDCHSTADHEGELDLERFTALADVRRAARVWQKVAEMLAGGEMPPKSAEQPSPDERKQLRAWVERYLDAEAQASAGDPGPVVLRRLNNAQYTYTLRDLTGADLQVAREFPADGAAGEGFTNAGAALAMSPALVTKYLDAGKEIASHAVLLPDGMRFSAGTTRRDWSDEIIAEIKKFYGRFADGEGRIPLERYLAATLDEREALTNGGKTIEGVATERGLNSRYLGSLWSVLNGGDAGGTPTLRGEAGGTPAPHGRSLLLDVLRAHWRTAKTGDAGALAAEVAGWQNVLSRFQKVGHIKPWIVPVDPLTSRHEIRLKLPEPADAKEVTVYLAAGDAGDGNTGDVVVWQAPRLVAPGRADLLLRDVRGVTRDLVARREKLFASTARCLRAAAEASGREKVDGAELAEKHGVDVVSLSAWLDYLGIGSDTAIRLDHFKSKLERSGNYDFIQGWGTGETPLLVANSSDQHVRIPGNMNPHAVAVHPSPSLNVAVGWQSPIAAQLRVEGKVTHAHPECGNGVTWSLQWRRGGTRQQLATGIAQGSKPVSVGPVDNFPVEKGDLISLVIGPRDGNHACDLTDVELVIQVVGRASSPSPDVGPLERDGLGRPPHEWRLTRDVSGDVLAGNPHGDSLGNLNIWHFYTEPVKAGETGPVIPAGSVLARWQSAGSPDEKLKLADEVQTLLVHGPPADTNHADALLYRQLASLSGPLFTAARSQTGGTPARQEAAGGTPVPQDDWGIDPARFGRHPDGSAVDAASLCVQAPSVVVVRLPADLVAGCELVTTGVLHPAAADGSAQLAVLTSPPDRLDMLRGDGPVLVNDGSPAAERFKAAFDDFRRLFPAALCYSRVVPVDEVITLAQFHREDGPLVRLMLDEAQRARLDRLWEDLHFVSQDALTIVDSFAQLLEYATQDSDPRLIEPLRKPIYDAAAEFRELLVAGEPRQLDALVDFAALAFRRPLAPGEAEELRALYQRLRRQELPHDEAFRLTLARVFVAPAFLYRLEEAPPGTQSAPVSDCELASRLSYFLWSSIGDAELREVAAAGRLTDADVLAGQARRMLRDERVRRLATEFACQWLHIYDFDALDEKSERHFPAFAALRGDMYQEAVRFFTDLFQRDGPVLEIWDADHVFVNASLARHYGIAGVEGDWRRVDGARQYGRGGILGFAATLAKQSGASRTSPVLRGNWISEALLGERLPRPPKDVPRLPEDETATEGLTVRQLVEKHTSDARCSSCHARIDPLGFALEGFDAIGGRREHDLSSRPIDTHAKLLDGAQFEGIDGLRQYLLTARREAIVRQFCRKLLGYALGRGVQLSDMPLLKDIERNLQENDYRFSSAIETIVRSRQFREIRGRDRQVEEAL from the coding sequence TTGCACCGGCCCGTTCTACTCTGTGTTGCCGTCGTCGCGATAGCAATTTGCCTGGCGGCTTGCGGCCTCGCGGCGGAAATTGAGTCGTTCGAGACACTGGCCGAGCAGTATGCCGGCAGCACGCGGCCGATCTTGGTCGCCTATTGCACCGATTGCCATTCGACCGCCGACCATGAGGGCGAACTCGACCTGGAACGTTTCACCGCACTGGCCGATGTGCGACGGGCGGCACGCGTCTGGCAGAAAGTCGCCGAAATGCTGGCGGGCGGCGAAATGCCGCCCAAAAGCGCCGAGCAGCCGTCGCCCGACGAACGGAAGCAACTTCGGGCATGGGTCGAGCGTTATCTCGACGCCGAAGCCCAGGCCAGTGCCGGCGATCCGGGGCCCGTCGTCTTGCGGCGGTTGAACAATGCCCAATACACCTACACCCTTCGCGATCTGACCGGGGCGGATTTGCAGGTTGCCCGTGAGTTTCCGGCCGACGGCGCCGCGGGCGAAGGGTTTACCAACGCGGGCGCGGCCTTGGCCATGTCGCCCGCGCTGGTGACCAAGTATCTCGATGCCGGCAAGGAGATTGCGTCGCACGCGGTGCTGCTGCCCGACGGCATGCGGTTTTCCGCCGGCACGACCCGGCGGGACTGGTCGGACGAGATCATCGCGGAAATCAAAAAGTTCTACGGGCGATTCGCCGACGGCGAGGGACGGATTCCCCTCGAAAGGTATCTGGCCGCGACGCTCGACGAACGCGAGGCACTGACGAACGGGGGAAAAACGATCGAGGGCGTAGCCACCGAGCGAGGACTGAACTCGCGGTATTTGGGTTCGCTCTGGAGTGTGCTGAACGGGGGTGACGCAGGCGGGACGCCTACGCTACGAGGGGAGGCGGGCGGGACGCCCGCACCACACGGTCGATCGTTGCTGCTCGATGTGTTGCGGGCGCATTGGCGAACCGCGAAGACGGGCGATGCGGGGGCGCTGGCCGCGGAAGTGGCGGGCTGGCAGAACGTGTTGTCGCGGTTTCAGAAGGTAGGGCATATCAAGCCCTGGATCGTGCCGGTCGATCCGCTTACCAGCCGCCACGAGATCCGCCTCAAGCTGCCCGAGCCGGCGGATGCCAAGGAAGTGACCGTCTATCTGGCGGCGGGCGATGCCGGCGACGGAAACACCGGCGACGTGGTCGTGTGGCAGGCGCCGCGTTTGGTTGCGCCGGGTCGGGCGGATCTGTTGCTGCGCGACGTCCGCGGTGTGACGCGCGATCTGGTCGCCCGCCGCGAAAAGCTCTTTGCTTCGACCGCCCGTTGCTTGCGGGCCGCGGCCGAGGCCAGCGGCCGCGAGAAGGTCGATGGCGCTGAACTCGCGGAGAAGCACGGCGTCGATGTGGTGTCGCTCTCCGCGTGGCTCGACTATCTGGGCATCGGCTCCGACACCGCCATTCGTCTCGATCATTTCAAGTCGAAACTGGAGCGTTCGGGCAACTACGACTTCATCCAGGGTTGGGGTACCGGCGAAACACCCCTGCTGGTGGCCAATTCGTCGGACCAGCACGTGCGCATCCCCGGAAACATGAACCCGCACGCGGTGGCGGTCCATCCCTCGCCGTCGTTGAACGTGGCCGTGGGGTGGCAAAGCCCCATCGCCGCTCAACTGCGAGTTGAAGGCAAGGTGACGCACGCACATCCTGAGTGCGGCAACGGCGTGACGTGGTCGCTCCAGTGGCGGCGCGGCGGCACGCGACAGCAATTGGCCACGGGCATCGCTCAAGGGAGCAAACCGGTCTCCGTCGGACCCGTCGATAACTTCCCCGTCGAGAAGGGCGACTTGATCTCGCTGGTTATCGGTCCACGCGATGGTAATCATGCCTGCGATCTGACCGATGTCGAGCTGGTGATTCAAGTCGTGGGGCGGGCTTCGAGCCCGTCGCCGGATGTGGGGCCGCTTGAGAGAGACGGCCTGGGAAGGCCGCCCCACGAGTGGCGTCTGACGCGCGATGTCAGCGGCGACGTGCTGGCGGGCAATCCGCACGGCGACAGCCTGGGCAACTTGAACATCTGGCATTTCTATACCGAGCCGGTCAAAGCAGGCGAGACAGGGCCGGTGATTCCCGCCGGCAGCGTGCTGGCACGCTGGCAATCCGCCGGCTCGCCTGACGAAAAACTGAAGCTGGCGGACGAAGTGCAAACGTTGCTCGTCCATGGTCCGCCGGCCGACACGAACCACGCTGACGCCCTGCTTTATCGGCAGCTTGCGTCGCTGAGTGGACCCCTTTTCACGGCCGCGAGGTCGCAGACAGGCGGGACGCCGGCGAGACAAGAGGCAGCAGGCGGGACGCCCGTGCCACAAGATGACTGGGGAATCGATCCGGCGCGGTTTGGCCGGCATCCGGATGGCTCCGCGGTCGATGCCGCGAGTCTCTGCGTGCAGGCGCCGTCGGTCGTGGTCGTGCGTCTGCCGGCAGATTTGGTTGCCGGCTGCGAGCTGGTGACCACCGGCGTGCTGCACCCTGCCGCGGCCGATGGGAGCGCGCAGTTGGCGGTGCTCACTTCCCCGCCTGACCGCCTCGACATGCTGCGGGGCGATGGCCCGGTGTTGGTCAACGACGGTTCTCCGGCGGCCGAGCGTTTCAAAGCCGCGTTCGACGATTTCCGCCGCTTGTTCCCCGCCGCGCTGTGCTACAGCCGCGTCGTGCCGGTCGACGAAGTCATCACGCTGGCGCAGTTCCATCGCGAAGACGGGCCGCTCGTGCGGCTGATGCTCGACGAAGCCCAGCGTGCCCGGCTCGACCGACTATGGGAAGATCTGCACTTCGTCAGCCAGGACGCGCTGACGATCGTCGACTCCTTCGCTCAGCTTCTGGAGTACGCCACGCAAGACAGCGACCCGCGGCTGATCGAGCCGCTGCGCAAGCCGATTTACGACGCCGCGGCCGAGTTCCGCGAACTGCTCGTGGCCGGCGAACCGCGGCAGCTCGACGCGCTGGTCGATTTCGCGGCGCTGGCCTTTCGCCGGCCGCTTGCGCCCGGCGAGGCCGAGGAGCTGCGGGCGTTGTATCAGCGCCTTCGCCGGCAGGAGTTGCCGCACGACGAGGCGTTTCGGCTCACGCTGGCGCGGGTCTTCGTGGCGCCGGCGTTTCTCTATCGGCTGGAAGAGGCGCCGCCGGGCACGCAGTCCGCCCCGGTGTCGGACTGCGAGTTGGCCAGCCGGCTGAGCTATTTCCTTTGGTCGTCCATCGGCGACGCGGAGCTGCGCGAGGTGGCCGCGGCCGGACGGTTGACGGATGCCGACGTGCTCGCCGGGCAGGCCCGCCGCATGCTGCGCGACGAGCGCGTGCGGCGGCTGGCCACGGAGTTCGCCTGCCAATGGCTGCACATTTACGACTTCGACGCGCTCGACGAAAAGAGCGAGCGGCACTTTCCCGCCTTCGCCGCGCTGCGGGGCGACATGTATCAAGAGGCGGTCCGCTTCTTCACCGACCTGTTCCAGCGCGACGGCCCGGTTCTGGAAATCTGGGACGCCGATCACGTGTTCGTCAACGCCTCGCTGGCCAGGCATTACGGCATCGCCGGCGTGGAAGGCGATTGGCGGCGGGTGGATGGCGCGCGGCAGTATGGCCGGGGAGGCATTCTGGGCTTCGCCGCCACGTTGGCCAAGCAGTCGGGCGCCTCGCGGACCAGCCCGGTTCTGCGCGGCAATTGGATCAGCGAGGCACTGCTCGGCGAACGCCTCCCTCGGCCGCCCAAAGACGTGCCCCGCTTGCCCGAAGACGAGACGGCGACCGAGGGCTTGACGGTGCGGCAGCTTGTCGAAAAACACACCAGCGACGCCCGATGTTCGAGCTGCCACGCCCGGATCGACCCGCTGGGCTTCGCACTGGAAGGATTCGACGCCATCGGCGGCCGCCGCGAACACGACCTTTCGAGCCGGCCGATCGACACGCACGCCAAGCTGCTGGACGGGGCTCAATTCGAGGGGATCGACGGGCTGCGCCAGTACCTGCTGACGGCGCGGCGCGAGGCGATCGTACGGCAATTCTGTCGAAAGCTGCTAGGATATGCGTTGGGCCGCGGCGTGCAGCTTTCCGACATGCCACTGCTCAAGGATATCGAACGCAACTTGCAGGAAAACGATTATCGCTTTTCCTCGGCCATCGAGACGATTGTTCGCAGCCGCCAATTTCGCGAGATCCGCGGTCGCGACCGGCAAGTTGAGGAGGCGCTATGA